AGTCCCAGGCTTCCCCGGATCCCGGCACGGCGGCATCGATGAGGAGGAGTTCCTCACCCCAGTTGCCGAACGCTTCCGGCGCGGCACTCATGGTGACGGCGCGGATCAGCTTCATCCCGGCGTCGTGCACTGTTTTGACGTCCTCCGCCGTACGCTCCCCGTGCAGCTGCACCCACTCAAGTCCGGCGGCGCGGGCAATGGCCACGGCGTCCGCGGCGGGTTCATCCCGGAACACTCCGACGGCGGCGACGCCCTCAGGAACGCCGCCCAGCAGGGCAGCAGCCTGCGGCGGCGACACGACCCGGGGGCTCGCGGTGAGGACAAACCCGACGGCGTCCGCCCCGGCATTAACTGCTTCGTGGACAGCTTCAGGCGTACTGAGCCCACACACTTTAACGAACATTCCCGGCTCCTTCAGGCAGTCTTCGCGATGTCCCCCGGGAGGACACTAGCAGGGATTGCCCGCGGGACGGATTCCTCGGGTGGCGGCCACCACGCGCGCCACCATGGTCCGTCCGGACTGCTCAAAGGCGCCGTCCCCAACCTGGTTCGCCCAGACCACCGTGCCGACGGCCTGGTTCAGGTTCTCCAGACGCCACAGGTCGGCATCCTCAGGCCCCATGGTCTTTCCCAGACCGTCATAAAACGCGGCTTCGAGCCCGGGTCTGCCAACAAACTGCTGATGGCTGAGCCGGACGAGGTCGTGCACCCACGGACGCGCGTCGGCCCGGCCAAAATCGATGACTTTGATCTGCCCATGGTCGTACAGCCAGTTGCGCGGCTGATAATCGCCGTGCGTGGAGACCAGCTGCACCGCCCCCGGCCGCAACGCGCCAAGCTCCTGCGCGAGACTGGTGAGCTGCCCCTCCGGCACGAGCCCGCGTGCACAGTCCAGCCACGACCAGGTCTTGGCGGTCAGGGCCTTGGCATAGTGCCTGGACTCACCGGCCGGCCGGTGGATCCGTGCCAGCAGCGATCCAGCCTGCCGGTACGTTTCGGGGTCATCCTCGGCGGGAGTTCCTTCCACCAGCGTCCCCGGCAGGAACCCTGTCACCGGGATCCCGGCCTCGGCCGAAGCGTGCCGCAGGTCAGGGACCCGGCCGGTCAGGTGTGTGCCGCCGGCGGCTGCAGGCGTGGCGCCGTGGGCCGCAATTTCGCGGCGGATGTGGTGGCTGGTGGTGCTCGCCTTGACGATGAGTTCCTCGCCGGAGACCGTCCGGACGTGGAGGACGGTGGTGTCCTGCAGGGGCCAGCTGTAATCCCGCACCACGCTGAAGGAACCAAGCCAGGCCGCCAGGAGCCGGGCTTGTTCTTCCGTGATCCGCTTGCGCATCCACCCAGCATGCCACGCACCCGGGCAGCCTGCCGGGCGAACCTGCCCAACGAACTAGGCTGGACGAATGGAGATCATCCGCTTCGCAGAACTCAGGTCCGAACCGTGGCGCAACGGCGGCGGGGTATCCCGCGAACTGGCCAGCCATCCCAAGGCAGCTTCGGCGCAGGACGGCGCCTGGGACTGGCGCGTCAGCATCGCCGATGTCACCAAGGCCGGGGATTTCTCGGCATTCCCCGGCATGGAGCGGGTGCTGACCGTGGTGGACGGCGAACTGCTCCTGCTCACCCTTGACGGCGCCGAGCATCCCCTGGAAAAGTACCGGCCCTTCAGATTCTCCGGTGACGCGGCTGCGCACGGCGCCCTGCCAACCGGCGATATCCGGGACCTCAACGTCATCACCCGCACCGGTTCCTTCAAGGGCTTCACGTCCATCATCGAACTGTCCAAGAAGCGCGCGCATCCGGTCTTCGCGGGCCAGCTCGCCGTGCTGTTGCAGGGGCAGGCCACGGTCAGCCCGGGCGCTGCGGGGGCTTCCGGCGCTGCGGAAGATGCCGACGCTGCGGATGCTTCCGACGCTGCGGGGGCTTCCGACGGTTCCGGTACTGCGGAAGCGTCCGCACCCGAGGCACTCAACCGTTATGACGCCGTCGTCGGTTCCGATACCCGCTCCCCCGAGATCCTGGGCCGCGGCTTCCTGGCCGTGGTGTCGATCGACCGCGTGGCGGGCTAAAGGTGGGTCCCGCCACCCCAACTGGGTAGCACTATGTGTCGTTTTGAGGGCCCAAAACGACACATAGTGCTACCTACTTGCCCGGGCACCCGCCGTCGCGGTTTGCTACCCTGAAAAGCAAGGCCCTGCAAACGGGCCTCCGGACGACGGTTCAGTACCCGGCACGCGACAAGACTGGCCAAAGGATCTGTCATGTCGTGGTTAATCCTCATTCTTTCCGGGTCGCTGGAGGCCGTCTGGGCAGCGGCCCTGCACCGGACCTTCGAATCAACAGGCCGGCGCCGCATCGTCCCCGCCGTCCTCTTCCTGGCCTCGGTCCTCGCCAGCATGGCCGGCCTCGCCCTCGCCATGCAGTCCATCCCCACCGGTACCGCGTACGCCGTCTGGGTGGGTGTGGGCGTGGTGCTGACCTCCGCGTACGCCATGGTCACCAAGGCAGAACGTCCGACGACGGCGCGCCTCCTGCTGCTCACCGGCATCGCCGCGTGCGTGGTTGGCCTGAAGGTGGTGGCGTGATGAGCACGCGTTCCGTTGCGTGGCTGCTGCTGCTTGGCTCTGCCCTCCTTGAGGCTGTCTGGGCCACCGCGTTGGGGCTGTCCAACGGTTTCACGGTTCCCCTGCCCACCGTGGTTTTCGCGGTGGCGTCCACGCTGAGCATGATCGGGCTGGGCCTGGCCATCCGCAGCATTCCGCTCGGCACCGCGTACGCCGTCTGGGTGGGAATCGGGGCGGCGTTGACGGTTGGCTGGGCGATGGCCACCGGCGTCGAGCCCTTCAGCCTGCTGAAAGTGCTGTTCATCGCCGGGATTGTGGGCTGCGCCGCGGGGCTGAAATCGTTGCCCGCTGATGCGAAGGGCGGCGCTGACCTGGCGGCCGCCCCCAGGCCCCCTGCTGAGTCTTCCCGTTCTTGACGCCGGACGTCGCGAGGCCCGGCGCCCGGGCTAGGCTTTTGCCATGGATTCCCCCGAAATCTTTGCGGCGATCGGCGCCCTGAGGCACAGGCTCGATGGCGGCCACCGCACCCTGCTGGGCATCACCGGGGCGCCCGGCTCGGGCAAGTCCACGTTCGCCGCCCGCCTGCAGCAGGAGTTTGGCCCTGAGGTTGCCGTGGTGGTGCCGATGGACGGCTTCCATCTGGGCAACGCCATCATCGATGGGACACCGCTGCGGCAACGCAAGGGTGCCATGGACACGTTCGACGTCGGCGGCTACCTGTCCCTGTTGCGGCGCCTGGTGCGGCGGGACGAGGAAGTGGTTTACGCGCCGGAGTTCCGACGCACCCTGGATGAACCCGTGGCCGCGTCCATCGCCGTCCCCGCCTCAGCTTCCTTGGTGATCACCGAGGGGAACTACCTGCTCGCGGACACGCCTGAGTGGAAGGACGTCCGGGCACAGTTGGACGAGGTCTGGTTCATGGACACGCCACCCGCGGTCAGGCTGGCCCGGCTGGTGGGCCGGCATGTGGAGTTCGGCATGGAACGCGGCGCCGCGGAAGCCTGGGCTTCGGGTCCGGATGCGGCAAACGCACGGCTCATCGAAGCCACCCGCCCCGCGGCGGACCGGATCATCCCGTGGGCCTGATTTCCCGGCGTCGAACGGCGAGATCCCGGCGCTAAGACGGCGCCGGAGCGGCGAGATCCCGCCCCTCGATGAGCGGCACCCCGGAATACTGACGCCACACACGGGGTTCTTGGCTGACACACGCACCAGCACACTGCAGGATTCCTCAAGGAACGGAGCACGCGCATGACCGCACCATCAGTTCACCTTGGCGACGGCCTCAACGTCAGCCCCCTGGGCTTCGGCGGCATGGCCCTCACGCCCGTGTACGGCGATGTTGACCAGGACGAGGCCCTCAGGACCCTGCACCATGCCGTGGACGCCGGGGTCAGCTTCATTGACACCGCGGACATCTATGGCGGGGGCGGTAATGAGGAACTCATCGCGAAATTGCTCAAGGAAAGGCGTCAGGAGGTTCAGCTCGCCACCAAGTTCGGCCTCGTGGGCACCCCCACGGACGGCTACACGGACATCCGGGGCGACGCCGCCTACGTCCGGCAGGCCGTGGACGCCAGCCTCAAGCGCCTCGGCACGGACGTGATCGACCTCTACTACATGCACCGCCGTGACCTCCGCGTTCCGATAGTGGAAACCGTGGAGGCCATGGCGGGGCTTGTGCAGCAAGGCAAGGTCAAACACCTTGGCCTGTCTGAGGTGACCGCACAGGAGCTGGCTGAAGCCCACGCGGTCCATCCGATCGCCGCAGTCCAAAGCGAATGGTCCATCTGGAGCCGCGACGTGGAACGCAACGTTGTTCCTGCCGCCGCCGGACTGGGCGTGGGTTTTGTGCCGTATTCGCCCCTGGGCCGGGGATTCCTCACCGGCACCGTGGACGCTTCCAGCCTCGGAGCAAAGGACTTCCGACGCCGGATCCCCCGTTTCGCAGCGGATGCCGCGGACGCGAACCAGGCCGTGGTGGCGGCGGTCCAGGCCGTGGCCACGGAACTGTCCGCTACCCCGGCGCAGGTAGCGCTCGCATGGCTGCTGGCCCAGGGAAAGCGGTTGGGGCTGCCGGTGGTCCCCATCCCCGGCACGCGCAAAACGCACCGGATCGATGAAAACCTGGGTGCCCTCGCCCTCGACCTGACCCCGACGCAACTGAACGCGCTGGATCAGGCCGCGGACGCCGTCGTCGGTTCCCGCTCGGCGGATCCGGGCTGGGTGTCCGAGGGGCGTGAATAAACTGGTGCCCATGGACACGCTCATTCACGACTTACGGGACATCACCATCCGCCGGATATCGGTCAGCGAGATGGATAACAATGTTTACCTGCTGACCGCCAAGGAGTCCGGGGCGCAGCTGCTGATTGATGCCGCGGATGACCTTCCGGCCATCCAGGCGCTGCTGCGGGACGCTGCCGCGGACACCGCCGCAACGCCCACACTGAAACTGATTGTCACCACGCACCAGCACTGGGACCACGTCCGCGCGTTGCCTGCCCTGGTGGAAGCGACCGGTGTGCGGACAGCGGCCGGGACAGACGACGCCCCGGAGCTGCCGGTGAAGGTGGATGTCCTGCTGGACCACGGGAGCGTGGGCAACTTCGAAGGTTTCGACGTGACTGCCGTGCACCTGCGAGGGCACACCCCCGGCTCAGTGGCCCTGGTCTACCAGGATCCGGCCGGGCCCGCCCACATCTTCTCCGGGGATTCACTCTTCCCCGGCGGCGTGGGCAACACCCAGAAGGATCCGGAACGGTTTAACCAGCTGATCAGCGACGTCAGCGAGCGGCTGTTCGATGTTTACCCGGACGACACCGTGGTGCACCCCGGCCACGGCAATCCCACCACCCTCGGCGCGGAACGCCCGCACTTGGAAGAGTGGCGCGCCCGCGGCTGGTAAACAGCGTTAAACCACGCATCGAGTGCTGCGTAACTGCCGTTATGAACCTTCTAAACGGCGTTTACGCAGCACTCGATGGTGTTTGAGCCGGGGCCCACGACCGCCGGGTTCCCTGACCGAGCTTGCGAGGTTAGGGGGCGGTTGGGGAGCTAGCGGCTGCGGCGATCGTTTGAAGCCGGAGCCGACGCGCGGCGGGGGCCGCTGCGGGCCGGACGGCCTTCGCCGGAACGGCCGTTGCCGCCGCCTGCGTAGGAGCCACCGGACGTGCCACCGGTGTTGGAGGACCAGACAGCCTTGTTGCCGCCGGCTGCACCCGCGCCTGCGGAGCGCTGGCCTGACCCGCCGGTCCGGGCACCTGCGCCTGCGCCGGCAGTGCGGGCGCCGGCTGCGCGCTGGCCCGTTGCCGGACGGCCGTTGCGCTGTCCGCCGGACGACGCCGGGCGGCCGGAGGAAGCCGGACGTCCGGTTCCGCCGCGGGGAGCGTCGCTGCGGGTGATGCGGGAATCGGTGCGACCCTCAGTGCTGCGTCCGTCTGAACCGCGGCCAGCCGATGCACGGCCACCTGCCCCGGGGACGTCGTTGCGGTGCGTCGACGCAGTGGTGCCACGGGCGTTGCGGCGTGCAGCTGCGGCCGCAATGGCGCGGTCCTCATTCTGCTCGGCTACGCGATCAAACGCGGCGCGTGCCTCGGTCCGTCCTTCGTAGGCCACCGCGCGGCGCTCGGCACGGGGCAGATCGGTGCGGGGAGCCTCGGTGGAGACACGTCCGCGTCCGCCACGTCCACCGCGGCCGCCGGCCGTCGGAGCGGCCTGGCCACTGCGGCGGGCGCGCTTGCGCTCGGCGTTGGCACCGGTGGAGGCGCCGCCGCCCTGCTGCTTGGCCTTGGTGGCCAGCAGTGCCGCACGGGTGCGGGGATCGATCTTGTCGGCCATTTCGCCCACGAGTTCAGCAACCAGCGGGGAGTTGGCGGTGACACGCTCGAAGTTGACCTCGACGCCGGCAGCCTTCATGAGCTTCTTGACGTCGGACTGCTGCTCCGGGAGGGTCAGCGTAACCACGGTGCCGTCCGAACCTGCGCGGGCGGTACGGCCTGAGCGGTGCAGGTATGCCTTGTGCTCTGTGGGCGGATCGACGTGGATGACCAGCTCGACGTCGTCCACGTGGACGCCGCGGGCGGCGACGTCGGTGGCCACCAGGACGCGAACTTCACCGGAGGAGAACTCAGCCAGGTTGCGGTCACGGGCGTTCTGCGAAAGGTTGCCGTGCAGATCGACGGCGGGGATCCCGGCGTCGGTCAGGGTCTTGGCGAGCTTGCGGGCGTGGTGCTTGGTCCGCATGAAAAGTACGCGGCGGCCGGCACCGGAGGCGAGCTCGACAAGAACCTGCTTCTTGACGGTCTGATCGTTGACCACCAGCACGTGGTGCTCCATGGTGGTCACCGCTGCCTGCGGGTCATCCACCGAGTGGGTCAGCGGGTTGGACAGGTAGCGCTGGACGATCTTGTCCACGCCGTTGTCCAGGGTGGCGGAGAACAGCAGGCGCTGGCCCTGGCTGGGGGTCATGTCCATGAGCTTCTTGACCACGGGCAGAAAGCCGAGGTCGGCCATGTGGTCGGCCTCGTCCAGGACGGTGACCTCAACGGCTTCGAGGGTCAGGATGCGCTGGCGGATGAGGTCCTCCAGGCGGCCCGGGCAGGCAATGACGATGTCGACGCCGGCGCGCAGGGCCTTTTCCTGACGGGCCTGGGAGATGCCGCCGTAGATCACGGTGGTGTTCAGGCCCATGGCCTTGGCCATCGGCTCGATGGTGGCATTGATCTGGGTGGCCAGTTCGCGGGTCGGTGCAAGGACCAGGCCCATGGGGCGGCCGGGCTTCCGGAAGTGCTTTGCTTCCCGCTCAGCGAGTCTTGCTACAAGCGGGATGGCGAAAGCGATGGTCTTTCCGGAGCCGGTACGGCCGCGGCCCAGGACGTCGCGTCCGGCCAGGGTGTCCGGGAGGGTCTTGACCTGGATGGGGAATGGCTCAACGATTCCCTGGGCTGTGAGGGTCTCGGCAAGTTCTTTGGGCGTGCCGAGGGCAGCAAAAGTAGTCATAGATTCAAGGTCTTTCAGGCGGTATCCAGGTGGATATCGGCCCCCGATGCCGGTTGGCTCAAGGGTTTCGCCGAAGAAAATTCAGGTGATCAACCGGGCTGCTGCCCATATCGGGGCGGCTGACGGGACCAAATGGAACGCGTTCATCGACGCAGGATGTGCCTCTCACATGAAAAAACCCGCTTCCCAAACAATTGGGACTCCACACATCAGGGAATCCACAGATCCGGGAGCAAGCGGGCATCACTGCACATCAAGTTCCCTAAGCATAGCATCCCGTCGGCCGGAGCCCCGATTCCTGCCCGGCGCACCCGCCCATGTAGGTAGCGCTATGTGTCGTTTTGACCCCTCAAAACGACACATAGCGCTACTCAGTTGGGGGGATGCGCCGCCCGGACCGTTGCCTTCCACGCCGGGCCGGGGCAGGCTTGGGGCATGACTGCACAGGGCGAGGGCCATCACCACGGAACGCACGACGGCGACACCCGCCAAGGCGACCAGCGGCAGCAAAGCGCCGCTGAGGCCTGGGACGAAAGATACGGCAGCAAGCCGCAGATCTGGAGCGGCAAACCCAACGCCCAGCTGGTCCGCGAAGGCGACGGGCTGCGGCCGGGCAAGGCACTTGACCTGGGATGCGGCGAGGGCGCCGACGCCATCTGGCTCGCGCAGCGGGGCTGGACCGTCACCGCCGTCGACGTTTCCGCCGTGGCCCTGGAACGCGCGGCGAGGCACGAACAGGACGCCCTGGACCGCGAGAGCGTGCATGCCGGCCCCGGCGCCATTGCCAGCCGCATCCACTGGGAACAGTGCGACCTGGAAGCGTGGCACCCCACCGAGAAGTACGATCTCGTGTCCTCCCATTTCCTGCACGGTCCCCAGCTGGTGTGGCCGACGGCACTGCGGACCGCGGCTGCCGCGGTCAAGCCGGGCGGCACGCTGCTGATTGTGGGTCACCACCCCCACCGCCTGCCGCCGTGGGGAAACCACACCCACCCGGACATGTTCTACTCCCCGGAGCAGCTCGTGCAGGAGCTTGGCATCAAGTCCCCTGACTGGCAGGTGGAGGTCAGCACCACGCGGGACCGGCCGGCCACGGGCCCGGACGGCCAGGAGGTCGTGATCGCCGATACCGTGCTCCGCGCCACCCGCCTCGCCTGACTACTGAGGCGGCCGCGCCGCCTTCCCGGCGCTCCCCACCCGCGGCGCCACGGCCACCGCGGCGACGGCGAGCACGGCCGTCAGGGCGAACACTCCCGCGAACGATTCCGCCGTCGTCGTAAATGCCGCGAAGACGATTCCGGTGGTAGCCAGGGAGAGCGCGCCGCCCAGCGAATCCCCGATGGACATGGCCGAACTGTTGAAGCCCTCGTTCTCCTTCGTGGACAGCGCCAGTGTCATGACACTGAGCCGCGGATAGAGCAGCCCCATGCCGCCGCCGGCGAAGGTCCAGCCGGCAATCGCGACGACGGCAGGCCAGTGGAGTGCCGCCGTCGCCAGCGTGAGCATGATGGCGGCCAGCACCAGCAGTGAGCCGATGCGCACGGCGGCTCGGTGCTGCAGCCGGCCGCCGAGCCGGCCCTGGATGGCGGCGGCACCGGCCCACGCCACCGCACCTGCGGTCAGTGCCAGTCCGGCGAACGTCGGCGCAAATGCGTATTGGTCGATCAGCAGGTAGGGCAGGTAGACCTCGGCACCGAAAAACGAAGCGGCGGCCAGCCCGCGCGTCAGGATCACACTCGGCAGGCCGCGGCGTGCGAGCAGCGTTCCCCGGGGCACCAGCGGGCGCACGGCAATCAAGGCAATGACAACGGCGGCCGCGGCCAGGAGCGCCGGGGTTGCGGGGAAGCCCGCAACGGTCACGTCCGCGGAGAGGTTCAGGCCCAGGACGGCGAGCGCGGCGAGCGCAGCCCAGGCGATCCGGCCCACGGCCCAGGGCGGGAGGGTTGCCTGTTCGGGCTGGCCGTCCATGCCGCGGAGCACCGGGACGATCATGACCAGCGCAGGCACCACCAGCCCCACCACGCCGAGGAACACCCAGTGCCAGCTCAGGACCTGCGCCACGATGCCTGCCGCGAAGGGCCCCACCAGCGACGGAATGACCCACGCGGCGGAGAAGGCGGCGAAGATGCCCGGGTGCAGGGTTGCAGGGTAGACCCGGGCCACCACCACATAGAGCGCCACGGTCAGGGCCCCGCCGCCCAGCCCCTGCACCAGCCGGCCCGCCACCAGCACGGGCATGGACACGGCGGTGCCGGCGATGATCAGGCCCAGCATGAACAGGGCCACGGAGGCGTAAAGCGGCAGGGTGGGTCCCCGGCGGTCGGACCAGTTGCCGGCCGCCACCATCCCGATAACCCCGGTGGCCATGGGCCCGGCAAAGGCCAGCGCGTACAGGCTGGCGCCGTTCAGCTCGCGGCTGACCACGGGCATGATGGTGGTCACCGCCAGCGATTCGAACGCCGCCAGGAACACCAGGGAGCACGCGCCGATGGTCACCCACAGGTACGGCCGCTGCAGGATCCCGGCGGTGGTCCCCGTTGAGGGGAGGGTGGAGTCTCGCACGTTTCAGCGTACCGCCAGGGCCTCCTGCACACTCTCCGCCACGGCCCGGGCCCCCGCCTTGCCCATGACAATCGTGTAATGGTTGACGTCCGGCACCTCCCGGACGCGGAGGGTCGGCAGCTTCTCCGCCC
The window above is part of the Pseudarthrobacter sp. IC2-21 genome. Proteins encoded here:
- a CDS encoding phosphoribosylanthranilate isomerase; protein product: MFVKVCGLSTPEAVHEAVNAGADAVGFVLTASPRVVSPPQAAALLGGVPEGVAAVGVFRDEPAADAVAIARAAGLEWVQLHGERTAEDVKTVHDAGMKLIRAVTMSAAPEAFGNWGEELLLIDAAVPGSGEAWDYGSVAAIPALTGRRWLLAGGLDPENVSQAATAAVAWGVDVSSGVEASRGVKDLDKIRAFVKAAKA
- a CDS encoding HutD family protein, whose amino-acid sequence is MEIIRFAELRSEPWRNGGGVSRELASHPKAASAQDGAWDWRVSIADVTKAGDFSAFPGMERVLTVVDGELLLLTLDGAEHPLEKYRPFRFSGDAAAHGALPTGDIRDLNVITRTGSFKGFTSIIELSKKRAHPVFAGQLAVLLQGQATVSPGAAGASGAAEDADAADASDAAGASDGSGTAEASAPEALNRYDAVVGSDTRSPEILGRGFLAVVSIDRVAG
- a CDS encoding nucleoside/nucleotide kinase family protein, translating into MDSPEIFAAIGALRHRLDGGHRTLLGITGAPGSGKSTFAARLQQEFGPEVAVVVPMDGFHLGNAIIDGTPLRQRKGAMDTFDVGGYLSLLRRLVRRDEEVVYAPEFRRTLDEPVAASIAVPASASLVITEGNYLLADTPEWKDVRAQLDEVWFMDTPPAVRLARLVGRHVEFGMERGAAEAWASGPDAANARLIEATRPAADRIIPWA
- a CDS encoding DMT family transporter, with the protein product MSTRSVAWLLLLGSALLEAVWATALGLSNGFTVPLPTVVFAVASTLSMIGLGLAIRSIPLGTAYAVWVGIGAALTVGWAMATGVEPFSLLKVLFIAGIVGCAAGLKSLPADAKGGADLAAAPRPPAESSRS
- a CDS encoding MBL fold metallo-hydrolase → MDTLIHDLRDITIRRISVSEMDNNVYLLTAKESGAQLLIDAADDLPAIQALLRDAAADTAATPTLKLIVTTHQHWDHVRALPALVEATGVRTAAGTDDAPELPVKVDVLLDHGSVGNFEGFDVTAVHLRGHTPGSVALVYQDPAGPAHIFSGDSLFPGGVGNTQKDPERFNQLISDVSERLFDVYPDDTVVHPGHGNPTTLGAERPHLEEWRARGW
- a CDS encoding DMT family transporter; amino-acid sequence: MSWLILILSGSLEAVWAAALHRTFESTGRRRIVPAVLFLASVLASMAGLALAMQSIPTGTAYAVWVGVGVVLTSAYAMVTKAERPTTARLLLLTGIAACVVGLKVVA
- a CDS encoding aminoglycoside phosphotransferase family protein gives rise to the protein MRKRITEEQARLLAAWLGSFSVVRDYSWPLQDTTVLHVRTVSGEELIVKASTTSHHIRREIAAHGATPAAAGGTHLTGRVPDLRHASAEAGIPVTGFLPGTLVEGTPAEDDPETYRQAGSLLARIHRPAGESRHYAKALTAKTWSWLDCARGLVPEGQLTSLAQELGALRPGAVQLVSTHGDYQPRNWLYDHGQIKVIDFGRADARPWVHDLVRLSHQQFVGRPGLEAAFYDGLGKTMGPEDADLWRLENLNQAVGTVVWANQVGDGAFEQSGRTMVARVVAATRGIRPAGNPC
- a CDS encoding MFS transporter → MRDSTLPSTGTTAGILQRPYLWVTIGACSLVFLAAFESLAVTTIMPVVSRELNGASLYALAFAGPMATGVIGMVAAGNWSDRRGPTLPLYASVALFMLGLIIAGTAVSMPVLVAGRLVQGLGGGALTVALYVVVARVYPATLHPGIFAAFSAAWVIPSLVGPFAAGIVAQVLSWHWVFLGVVGLVVPALVMIVPVLRGMDGQPEQATLPPWAVGRIAWAALAALAVLGLNLSADVTVAGFPATPALLAAAAVVIALIAVRPLVPRGTLLARRGLPSVILTRGLAAASFFGAEVYLPYLLIDQYAFAPTFAGLALTAGAVAWAGAAAIQGRLGGRLQHRAAVRIGSLLVLAAIMLTLATAALHWPAVVAIAGWTFAGGGMGLLYPRLSVMTLALSTKENEGFNSSAMSIGDSLGGALSLATTGIVFAAFTTTAESFAGVFALTAVLAVAAVAVAPRVGSAGKAARPPQ
- a CDS encoding methyltransferase domain-containing protein; this encodes MTAQGEGHHHGTHDGDTRQGDQRQQSAAEAWDERYGSKPQIWSGKPNAQLVREGDGLRPGKALDLGCGEGADAIWLAQRGWTVTAVDVSAVALERAARHEQDALDRESVHAGPGAIASRIHWEQCDLEAWHPTEKYDLVSSHFLHGPQLVWPTALRTAAAAVKPGGTLLIVGHHPHRLPPWGNHTHPDMFYSPEQLVQELGIKSPDWQVEVSTTRDRPATGPDGQEVVIADTVLRATRLA
- a CDS encoding DEAD/DEAH box helicase, with protein sequence MTTFAALGTPKELAETLTAQGIVEPFPIQVKTLPDTLAGRDVLGRGRTGSGKTIAFAIPLVARLAEREAKHFRKPGRPMGLVLAPTRELATQINATIEPMAKAMGLNTTVIYGGISQARQEKALRAGVDIVIACPGRLEDLIRQRILTLEAVEVTVLDEADHMADLGFLPVVKKLMDMTPSQGQRLLFSATLDNGVDKIVQRYLSNPLTHSVDDPQAAVTTMEHHVLVVNDQTVKKQVLVELASGAGRRVLFMRTKHHARKLAKTLTDAGIPAVDLHGNLSQNARDRNLAEFSSGEVRVLVATDVAARGVHVDDVELVIHVDPPTEHKAYLHRSGRTARAGSDGTVVTLTLPEQQSDVKKLMKAAGVEVNFERVTANSPLVAELVGEMADKIDPRTRAALLATKAKQQGGGASTGANAERKRARRSGQAAPTAGGRGGRGGRGRVSTEAPRTDLPRAERRAVAYEGRTEARAAFDRVAEQNEDRAIAAAAARRNARGTTASTHRNDVPGAGGRASAGRGSDGRSTEGRTDSRITRSDAPRGGTGRPASSGRPASSGGQRNGRPATGQRAAGARTAGAGAGARTGGSGQRSAGAGAAGGNKAVWSSNTGGTSGGSYAGGGNGRSGEGRPARSGPRRASAPASNDRRSR
- a CDS encoding aldo/keto reductase, encoding MTAPSVHLGDGLNVSPLGFGGMALTPVYGDVDQDEALRTLHHAVDAGVSFIDTADIYGGGGNEELIAKLLKERRQEVQLATKFGLVGTPTDGYTDIRGDAAYVRQAVDASLKRLGTDVIDLYYMHRRDLRVPIVETVEAMAGLVQQGKVKHLGLSEVTAQELAEAHAVHPIAAVQSEWSIWSRDVERNVVPAAAGLGVGFVPYSPLGRGFLTGTVDASSLGAKDFRRRIPRFAADAADANQAVVAAVQAVATELSATPAQVALAWLLAQGKRLGLPVVPIPGTRKTHRIDENLGALALDLTPTQLNALDQAADAVVGSRSADPGWVSEGRE